A genome region from Arthrobacter sp. SLBN-100 includes the following:
- a CDS encoding adenylate kinase — protein MLIIGPPGSGKGTQAERISERLGVVAISTGDIFRANVKGETPLGIEAKKYMDNGDFVPDSVTNKMVRDRLSESDVENGFLLDGYPRTTAQVDYLDEILAKGEEKLDVVLQLTADDEELVHRLLGRAKETGRSDDNEAVIRHRLDLYHEQTEAVVAKYAERGILTQVDGIGPIDEVTDRVMQAIKAAQAA, from the coding sequence ATGCTGATTATTGGACCTCCGGGTTCCGGAAAAGGAACGCAGGCGGAGCGGATTTCAGAGCGCCTCGGCGTTGTGGCCATCTCCACCGGGGACATTTTCCGTGCGAACGTGAAGGGCGAGACACCCCTTGGCATTGAGGCCAAGAAGTACATGGACAACGGCGACTTCGTTCCTGACAGCGTCACCAACAAGATGGTGCGTGACCGCCTGAGCGAGTCCGACGTCGAAAACGGCTTCCTGCTGGACGGGTACCCCCGCACCACCGCGCAGGTTGACTACCTCGACGAGATCCTCGCCAAGGGTGAGGAGAAGCTCGACGTCGTCCTGCAGCTGACTGCCGACGACGAGGAACTGGTCCACCGTCTCCTCGGCCGGGCCAAGGAGACGGGCCGGAGCGACGACAACGAAGCCGTCATCCGCCACCGCCTTGACCTGTACCACGAGCAGACCGAAGCCGTCGTGGCAAAGTATGCCGAGCGCGGCATCCTCACCCAGGTTGACGGCATCGGCCCCATCGACGAAGTGACAGACCGCGTGATGCAGGCCATTAAGGCCGCACAGGCAGCCTGA
- the rplE gene encoding 50S ribosomal protein L5 — protein MTETLETPATKIVPRLKTKYAESIKSTLIEEFKYENVNQVPRLVKVVVNMGVGDAAKDSKLIDGAVRDLTQITGQKPQVTKARKSIAQFKLREGMPIGAHATLRGDRMWEFLDRLVTLALPRIRDFRGLSGKQFDGNGNYTFGLTEQVMFHEIDQDKIDRTRGMDITVVTTAKTDDEGRALLKALGFPFKAED, from the coding sequence ATGACTGAGACTCTCGAGACTCCGGCAACGAAGATCGTTCCTCGTCTGAAGACCAAGTACGCCGAATCCATCAAGAGCACGCTCATTGAGGAATTCAAGTACGAAAACGTCAACCAGGTTCCCCGCCTGGTGAAGGTCGTTGTGAACATGGGTGTTGGAGATGCCGCCAAGGACTCCAAGCTGATCGACGGCGCTGTCCGCGACCTCACCCAGATCACCGGCCAGAAGCCGCAGGTAACCAAGGCCCGCAAGTCGATCGCACAGTTCAAGCTGCGCGAAGGCATGCCCATCGGTGCACACGCTACCCTGCGTGGCGACCGCATGTGGGAATTCCTGGACCGCCTGGTCACCCTCGCACTGCCCCGCATCAGGGACTTCCGTGGTCTCTCCGGCAAGCAGTTCGACGGTAACGGAAACTACACCTTCGGTCTGACCGAGCAGGTTATGTTCCACGAAATCGACCAGGACAAGATCGACCGCACCCGCGGTATGGATATCACGGTTGTTACCACTGCCAAGACCGATGACGAAGGCCGCGCGCTGCTCAAGGCGCTTGGTTTCCCGTTCAAGGCCGAAGACTAA
- the rpsE gene encoding 30S ribosomal protein S5 — protein MTEANKEKDTVSADQKATEAVAAAETTAPAAADDRRGGARRGERGDRGQGRGDRGGRGGRDGGREAEKSQFVERVVTINRVSKVVKGGRRFSFTALVVVGDGNGMVGVGYGKAKEVPAAIAKGVEEAKKSFFRVPRVGNTIPHRVQGEAAAGVVMLRPASAGTGVIAGGPVRAVLECVGIHDILSKSLGSSNAINIVHATVDALKRLEEPAAVAARRGLPLDEVAPAALVKALLNQKAGV, from the coding sequence GTGACGGAAGCAAACAAGGAAAAGGACACTGTGTCTGCAGATCAGAAGGCTACTGAAGCCGTAGCTGCCGCTGAGACCACTGCCCCCGCAGCTGCTGACGACCGCCGTGGCGGCGCTCGTCGCGGCGAGCGTGGCGACCGTGGCCAGGGCCGCGGCGACCGTGGTGGCCGTGGCGGCCGCGACGGCGGCCGCGAAGCCGAGAAGAGCCAGTTCGTAGAGCGCGTTGTCACCATCAACCGCGTCTCCAAGGTGGTCAAGGGTGGTCGTCGCTTCAGCTTCACCGCCCTGGTCGTCGTCGGTGACGGCAACGGCATGGTCGGCGTTGGCTACGGCAAGGCTAAGGAAGTTCCTGCCGCAATCGCGAAGGGCGTTGAAGAGGCCAAGAAGTCCTTCTTCCGCGTTCCCCGCGTTGGCAACACCATCCCGCACCGCGTTCAGGGTGAGGCTGCCGCAGGCGTCGTTATGCTGCGTCCGGCTTCCGCCGGTACCGGTGTTATCGCCGGTGGCCCGGTCCGTGCAGTACTGGAGTGCGTGGGCATCCACGACATCCTCTCCAAGTCGCTCGGTTCCTCGAACGCCATCAACATCGTTCACGCGACCGTTGATGCCCTGAAGCGCCTCGAAGAGCCGGCAGCAGTGGCAGCACGCCGCGGCCTGCCGCTGGACGAGGTTGCTCCGGCAGCACTGGTGAAGGCTCTCCTGAACCAGAAGGCGGGTGTCTAG
- the rplF gene encoding 50S ribosomal protein L6, whose translation MSRIGRLPITVPAGVEVKVDGSVVSVKGSKGELNHTVASPIEVTLEAETLTVARPNDERASRSLHGLTRTLISNMIEGVTKGYEKKLEIVGTGYRVQAKGSDLEFALGFSHPVNVSAPEGITFAVETPTKLSVSGINKQQVGEVAANIRKLRKPDPYKGKGIRYAGEVIRRKVGKAGK comes from the coding sequence ATGTCACGTATTGGACGTCTCCCCATCACCGTTCCTGCCGGCGTTGAGGTCAAGGTTGACGGCTCTGTCGTCAGCGTCAAGGGATCCAAGGGCGAGCTGAACCACACTGTGGCCAGCCCGATCGAGGTCACCCTGGAAGCAGAGACCCTGACTGTCGCCCGCCCGAACGACGAGCGCGCCTCCCGTTCACTCCACGGCCTGACCCGCACCCTGATCTCCAACATGATCGAGGGCGTTACCAAGGGCTACGAGAAGAAGCTTGAAATCGTCGGTACCGGTTACCGCGTTCAGGCCAAGGGATCTGACCTTGAGTTCGCTCTCGGTTTCAGCCACCCGGTAAATGTCTCCGCACCGGAGGGCATCACCTTTGCAGTTGAGACCCCGACCAAGCTCTCTGTTTCAGGTATCAACAAGCAGCAGGTCGGCGAGGTTGCTGCCAACATTCGCAAGCTGCGGAAACCGGACCCCTACAAGGGCAAGGGCATCCGTTACGCCGGCGAAGTCATCCGCCGCAAGGTCGGAAAGGCTGGTAAGTAA
- the rplR gene encoding 50S ribosomal protein L18, translating to MAISINKKRTNKSKSAQRSRRQLRIRKRISGTAVRPRLVVNRSARHVFVQVVDDTKGLTVASASTLEADLRAFDGDKTAKARRVGELVAERAKAAGIEAVVFDRGGNKYHGRIAAVADGAREGGLSL from the coding sequence ATGGCCATCTCAATTAATAAGAAGCGTACGAACAAGAGCAAGTCTGCCCAGCGCAGCCGCCGCCAGCTTCGTATCCGTAAGCGCATCTCCGGTACGGCTGTACGTCCTCGTCTGGTCGTCAACCGTTCCGCACGCCACGTATTCGTCCAGGTTGTCGATGACACCAAGGGCCTGACCGTAGCGAGCGCGTCCACTCTGGAAGCCGACCTTCGTGCATTCGACGGTGACAAGACTGCCAAGGCCAGGCGCGTTGGCGAACTCGTCGCAGAGCGTGCCAAGGCTGCCGGTATCGAAGCTGTTGTCTTCGACCGCGGTGGTAACAAGTACCACGGCCGGATCGCCGCCGTCGCTGACGGTGCACGTGAAGGTGGGCTGTCACTGTGA
- the rplN gene encoding 50S ribosomal protein L14: MIQQESRLKVADNTGAKEILTIRVLGGSGRRYAGIGDVIVATVKDAIPGGNVKKGDVVKAVIVRTKKERRRADGSYIKFDENAAVILKGDGDPRGTRIFGPVGRELRDKKFMKIVSLAPEVL; the protein is encoded by the coding sequence GTGATTCAGCAGGAGTCGCGGCTCAAGGTCGCCGACAACACGGGTGCTAAGGAAATCCTTACCATTCGCGTTCTCGGTGGATCTGGTCGTCGCTACGCAGGCATCGGTGACGTCATTGTCGCCACCGTCAAGGACGCAATCCCGGGCGGCAACGTAAAGAAGGGCGATGTTGTCAAGGCAGTCATCGTCCGTACCAAGAAGGAACGCCGCCGTGCGGATGGTTCCTACATCAAGTTTGACGAGAACGCAGCTGTGATCCTGAAGGGCGACGGTGACCCCCGCGGTACCCGTATCTTCGGACCGGTTGGTCGTGAACTCCGTGACAAGAAGTTCATGAAGATCGTTTCTCTGGCTCCGGAGGTGCTCTAG
- the rplO gene encoding 50S ribosomal protein L15 — MAENTPEKAQSAAAEKQSALKVHHLRPAPGAKTAKTRVGRGEGSKGKTAGRGTKGTAARYQIKAGFAGGQLPLHMRLPKLRGFKNPFRVEFQVVNLDKLNELFPEGGTVTVENLVEKGAVRKNQPVKVLGTGDITVKVDVTAHAFSASAAEKIAAAGGSTTAL, encoded by the coding sequence ATGGCAGAGAACACTCCTGAGAAGGCACAGAGCGCCGCTGCTGAAAAGCAGAGCGCACTGAAGGTTCACCACCTGCGTCCCGCCCCGGGTGCCAAGACCGCCAAGACCCGCGTTGGTCGTGGTGAGGGTTCCAAGGGTAAGACCGCCGGTCGCGGTACCAAGGGTACTGCTGCGCGTTACCAGATCAAGGCTGGCTTTGCCGGCGGCCAGCTGCCGCTGCACATGCGCCTGCCCAAGCTGCGCGGCTTCAAGAACCCGTTCCGCGTTGAGTTCCAGGTTGTTAACCTGGACAAGCTCAACGAGCTGTTCCCGGAAGGTGGCACCGTCACCGTCGAGAACCTGGTCGAAAAGGGCGCCGTTCGCAAGAACCAGCCCGTCAAGGTGCTGGGCACCGGCGACATCACCGTCAAGGTAGACGTCACCGCCCACGCATTCTCGGCCAGCGCCGCTGAAAAGATCGCTGCAGCAGGCGGAAGCACCACCGCTCTCTAG
- the rplX gene encoding 50S ribosomal protein L24: MAAKIKKGDLVQVITGAKAERGGDRGKQGKVLRVFTDTNRVLVEGINRVTKHTKVGQSQRGTKTGGIEVVEAPIHISNVALVDPSTKKPTRVGFRTETVERNGKQREVRIRVAKSSGKDI; encoded by the coding sequence ATGGCTGCAAAGATCAAGAAGGGTGACCTCGTTCAGGTCATCACTGGCGCCAAGGCTGAGCGCGGCGGCGACCGCGGCAAGCAGGGCAAGGTCCTGCGCGTGTTCACCGACACCAACCGAGTGTTGGTTGAAGGCATCAACCGCGTCACCAAGCACACCAAGGTCGGTCAGTCGCAGCGCGGCACCAAGACCGGTGGCATCGAGGTTGTTGAAGCTCCGATCCACATCTCCAACGTGGCTCTGGTAGACCCCTCCACCAAGAAGCCCACCCGCGTCGGCTTCCGCACTGAAACCGTTGAGCGCAACGGCAAGCAGCGCGAAGTGCGCATCCGCGTGGCCAAGAGCTCAGGGAAGGACATCTAA
- the rpmD gene encoding 50S ribosomal protein L30: MAKNLIPSDAQLEITQIKSAIGGKQNQRDTLRSLGLKRIGHTVVRTADAVTVGMLNTVPHLVQVEEAK, from the coding sequence ATGGCTAAGAACCTGATTCCCTCCGACGCCCAGTTGGAGATCACTCAGATCAAGTCCGCCATTGGCGGCAAGCAGAACCAGCGCGACACCCTGCGGTCCCTCGGCCTGAAGCGGATCGGACACACCGTTGTCCGCACTGCCGACGCCGTGACCGTTGGAATGCTCAACACGGTTCCGCACCTGGTACAGGTAGAGGAGGCGAAGTAA
- the map gene encoding type I methionyl aminopeptidase — MAFGQPRIEYKTNAQMRTMHEAGLVLSRALDAAVAAAVPGVTTKHLDDVFAAVLNEAGAKSNFLGYHGFPATICTSVNEEVVHGIPGSRVLNDGDIISIDGGAIVNGWHSDSARTVIVGTADPEDQRLSDVTHAALWRGIAALSSGKHVGDIGAAIDDYVSSVPGKPLGILEDYVGHGIGSEMHMPPDVLNYRTSHRGPKIRPGLCLAIEPMLVRGSIETAVLEDDWTVITTDGARSCQWEHSVAVHDKGIWVLSAPDGGAEHLVPLGVTPVPIP, encoded by the coding sequence ATGGCCTTTGGCCAGCCCCGCATCGAATACAAGACCAACGCCCAGATGCGCACTATGCACGAAGCAGGCCTGGTCCTGAGCCGAGCCCTGGATGCCGCTGTGGCAGCTGCCGTTCCCGGCGTCACCACCAAGCACCTGGATGATGTCTTCGCCGCCGTCCTGAACGAGGCCGGTGCCAAGTCCAACTTCCTGGGCTACCACGGCTTCCCCGCCACCATCTGCACGTCGGTCAATGAGGAAGTGGTCCACGGCATCCCCGGCAGCCGTGTCCTGAACGACGGCGACATCATCTCGATCGACGGCGGTGCCATTGTGAACGGCTGGCACTCCGACTCCGCACGGACCGTCATCGTGGGTACTGCTGATCCCGAGGACCAGCGCCTCTCCGACGTGACGCACGCAGCCTTGTGGCGGGGGATCGCGGCCCTGTCCAGCGGAAAGCACGTGGGCGATATCGGCGCCGCCATTGACGACTACGTCTCTTCCGTGCCCGGCAAGCCGCTGGGCATCCTCGAGGACTACGTGGGCCACGGCATCGGCTCTGAAATGCACATGCCGCCGGACGTCCTCAATTACCGCACCAGCCACCGCGGCCCGAAGATCCGGCCGGGCCTCTGCCTGGCGATCGAGCCCATGCTGGTCCGCGGCAGCATCGAGACCGCGGTACTGGAGGATGACTGGACCGTGATCACCACCGACGGTGCCCGCTCCTGCCAGTGGGAGCACTCCGTTGCTGTCCACGACAAGGGCATCTGGGTGTTGTCCGCGCCCGACGGCGGCGCGGAGCACCTGGTGCCCCTCGGCGTCACCCCGGTGCCGATCCCGTAG
- the rpsH gene encoding 30S ribosomal protein S8 encodes MTMTDPVADMLTRLRNANSAYHDSVSMPYSKLKARVADILKAEGFIASWKEEDAEVGKKLTIELKFGPNRERSIAGVRRISKPGLRVYAKSTNLPHVLGGLGVAILSTSSGLLTDKQAGKKGVGGEVLAYVW; translated from the coding sequence ATGACAATGACAGATCCTGTCGCAGACATGCTTACGCGTCTGCGCAATGCAAACTCGGCATACCACGATTCCGTGTCCATGCCGTACAGCAAGCTCAAGGCACGCGTTGCTGACATCCTCAAGGCAGAAGGCTTCATCGCCAGCTGGAAGGAAGAAGACGCTGAGGTTGGCAAGAAGCTGACCATCGAGCTCAAGTTCGGGCCGAACCGCGAGCGTTCAATCGCTGGTGTTCGCCGTATCTCCAAGCCCGGTCTGCGCGTTTACGCAAAGTCCACCAACCTGCCGCACGTGCTGGGTGGCCTGGGTGTCGCAATCCTGTCCACCTCTTCCGGCCTCCTGACTGACAAGCAGGCCGGCAAGAAGGGCGTGGGCGGCGAAGTCCTCGCTTACGTCTGGTAA
- the secY gene encoding preprotein translocase subunit SecY, whose product MLSAFGRAFRTPDLRRKLLFTLGIITIFRLGAFIPSPGVNYQNVQQCLQNGQTAGGLYQLVNLFSGGALLQVSIFALGIMPYITASIIVQLLRVVIPRFQELYEEGAAGQSKLTQYTRYLTIALGLLNATTLVSLARSGQLLPGCNLPIIPDDSVITTILIIITLTAGTGLIMWMGELVTEKGVGNGMSLLIFTSIAATFPTSLGAIWTSQGPGTFFMVLAVGLLTVALVVFVEQSQRRIPVQYAKRMIGRRTVGGTSTYIPIKVNMAGVIPVIFASSMLYLPGLISQFNQPKPGEQLQPWVEWINNNLTRGDHPIYMAIYFALIVFFTYFYVAITFNPEEVSDNMKKYGGFIPGIRAGKPTADYLQYVLSRITLPGALYLGFVALIPLVALVLINANQNFPFGGTSILIMVGVGLETVKQIDAQLQQRHYEGLLR is encoded by the coding sequence TTGCTTAGCGCATTTGGCCGGGCCTTTCGCACGCCTGATCTGCGACGCAAGTTGTTGTTCACGCTGGGAATCATCACCATCTTCCGCTTGGGTGCTTTCATTCCCTCGCCAGGTGTGAACTACCAGAATGTCCAGCAATGCTTGCAGAACGGTCAGACCGCAGGCGGCCTGTACCAGCTCGTTAACCTGTTCAGCGGCGGTGCGTTGCTCCAGGTTTCCATCTTCGCGCTGGGCATCATGCCGTACATTACGGCCAGCATCATCGTCCAGCTGCTCCGGGTGGTCATTCCCCGTTTCCAGGAGCTCTACGAAGAGGGCGCGGCCGGCCAGTCCAAGCTGACCCAGTACACCCGGTACCTCACCATCGCCCTGGGCCTGCTCAACGCCACCACGCTGGTATCCCTGGCGCGGTCCGGCCAGCTCCTTCCCGGCTGCAACCTGCCGATCATTCCCGACGACAGCGTGATCACCACCATCCTGATCATCATCACCCTGACAGCCGGCACCGGCCTGATCATGTGGATGGGTGAGCTCGTCACCGAGAAGGGCGTGGGCAACGGTATGTCCCTGCTCATCTTCACCTCGATCGCTGCGACCTTCCCCACCTCGCTGGGCGCCATCTGGACTTCCCAGGGCCCGGGAACCTTCTTTATGGTTCTGGCCGTGGGCCTGCTGACGGTGGCCCTGGTGGTCTTCGTTGAGCAGTCGCAGCGCCGTATTCCGGTGCAGTACGCCAAACGGATGATCGGCCGCCGCACCGTGGGAGGTACCAGCACGTACATCCCTATCAAGGTCAACATGGCCGGCGTCATCCCCGTGATTTTTGCTTCCTCGATGCTTTACCTGCCTGGACTGATCTCCCAGTTCAACCAGCCGAAGCCGGGCGAGCAGCTCCAGCCGTGGGTCGAATGGATCAACAACAACCTGACCCGCGGTGACCACCCGATCTACATGGCGATCTACTTCGCCCTGATCGTGTTCTTTACCTACTTCTACGTCGCGATCACCTTCAACCCTGAAGAGGTCTCGGACAACATGAAGAAGTACGGCGGCTTCATTCCAGGTATCCGCGCCGGTAAACCCACCGCTGACTACCTGCAGTACGTGCTTTCCCGGATCACGCTGCCCGGTGCCTTGTACCTGGGTTTCGTGGCGCTGATTCCGCTGGTGGCACTGGTACTGATCAACGCAAACCAGAACTTCCCGTTCGGTGGCACCTCGATCCTGATCATGGTGGGCGTTGGCCTGGAGACCGTCAAGCAGATTGATGCGCAGCTACAACAACGTCACTACGAAGGGCTTTTGCGATGA